The DNA segment AGACGGCGTAAAGCGGAGGAAGAGGTCGAAAGTCCAGCACCGGAACCCTCTCCAGAACCGGATAATCCAGAACCCCCGGAAAAACCCCAAAAGGAATTACCCGAAACTCCCAATCCTTCCCCTTCTCCAGTCGAAGATTCGGGAGGGGATTTGGAATCGCTGCTCAATGATTAAAGTGCGTTCTCTAGTTCCATCACCTGATGAATACATTGGTTGCGTCCGCTTTGCTTGGCTTGGTAGAGCAATCGATCCGCTTCGTCTAATAGAGTGCTGGGGGAACTGCCATTACTGGGGATCGTGCAGGTTAATCCAATGCTTAAGGTTACGCGATCGCTGACGCGCGATCGCGCGTGGGGAATATTCAGTTGTTCAATTGCCTTTTGAATCTTCTCTACAACCGCGATCGCTTGTTCTAGGTCAGTATGGGGCAAAACTGCCGCAAATTCCTCGCCACCATAACGAGCCATCAAACTACACGCCGAATCAATACTTTCTGTGAAAATTTGTCCGATCTTTCGCAAACAATCATCCCCAGCTAAATGACCGTAAGTATCGTTATATTGTTTAAAACAATCAATATCGCAGATTAACAACGAGAGGGGTAATTGCTTCCGCAACATTTTCTGCCATTGTTGTGTTAAATATCGATCGAAGGCACGACGATTCGCCAGTTGTGTCAGCGCATCAACTGTTGCGAGATGATTGGCTTGAACGCATCGCTCGTATAGTTCACCCTCAATCGAATCGCCATGTTCGGTCAGAATCTGGGTTAAAATCTCCAAATCCTCCTTTTGCCGCGAAATCGTTTCTAAAACTCCTTTTAATGTTATTTCGGAGCGTTTGCGTTCGAGAATTTCTAGCTTAAGTTGCCGATTGACTTCCTCTAGTTGTGCGGTAATGAAGTCACCATGTTCTGCGGTGGTTAGCAAAGCCATTTTTAAGTCATGATTGTCCGAGGTTAGCCGTTCTACTTCTTGACGCAGGTTGTATATTTTTGTCAAGAATTGCTGTTCTGCTTTCTCAACTGAATTATTTGTTTTCATAACCTAAGATTTTATAGGAGCAACTCAGTTAGTTTAAAAACGCAAATTTTGGATAAAAAATGACCTATTTTGTACAAAAAACTCGTTACTGATTCTTTTACCCGATTGATATAGTAAATATCACAATAATAGAGCTAAATCTTCATTACATTTCAAGGCAACCAGCTTTTATTGCACAAAGCATAGCTATCATCTCAACGGCTTGTCAAACCCCATTTGGTATAATCTGTTTTGCATTGAATAGAATGCCCAGATTCCGGGAAAAGTATTGGGGTTCAGAATCGAGCCATCAACGGACAAAGAATGGTCAAAAGGTGTGGAAAATACGGACTTGAGAATCCTTGACACGAGGGGTCATATAAAATCCGGTTGAATCGCCTTAGTTAGGTCTGACACGGGGAGGGCTGACACGGGGACGGGGAGACGGGGAGAGT comes from the Lusitaniella coriacea LEGE 07157 genome and includes:
- a CDS encoding diguanylate cyclase — encoded protein: MKTNNSVEKAEQQFLTKIYNLRQEVERLTSDNHDLKMALLTTAEHGDFITAQLEEVNRQLKLEILERKRSEITLKGVLETISRQKEDLEILTQILTEHGDSIEGELYERCVQANHLATVDALTQLANRRAFDRYLTQQWQKMLRKQLPLSLLICDIDCFKQYNDTYGHLAGDDCLRKIGQIFTESIDSACSLMARYGGEEFAAVLPHTDLEQAIAVVEKIQKAIEQLNIPHARSRVSDRVTLSIGLTCTIPSNGSSPSTLLDEADRLLYQAKQSGRNQCIHQVMELENAL